The nucleotide window GCCGTCAGTCAGCGATCCATCGCTAACTTTATGACAATTTACGGCCTGAGTGATTTTGGTTATTATTTCGTGCGGGATCAGCTGGCGGCCGAGCCTTTGAGTGAAGCGGGACAAGCTGCGATCCATAAGCAATCGCCGATTCGTTACGTTGGAAATGTGCAGACGCCGACACTGTTTCTGCACAGTGATCAGGACTGGCGGTGTTCGTTGTCGGAAGGACTGCAGATGTTTACAGCTCTGACTGATTTGGGAGTCAAAACGCGAATGGTTTGTTTTCAAGGGGAGAATCATGAATTAAGCCGCAGCGGGAAACCTCAGGCACGGCAGCGGCGTTTATCTGAGATCCAAAGCTGGCTGGATCAGTGGTGTTATAAACAATAAAAAGGTGCCATGATCCCAAAGTTGGCTGAGTGAAGTGCATATTATATAGAAACATTTCTGACTATGGTATTTATATTATTATGGATGATGACACCAATGCCTGAGAATCAGAATATTAAATGGAAAAGCAAGTGGAAAGACGAATACTTAGAATGGATTTGCGGTTATGCCAACGCATAAGGCAGCAAAATTTATTTTGGTTTTGACCATGACGGAAATATCATCGATCTGTCCAATGACCACAAGCAGTAGCTGTATCAATCCGGTGTACCTATTCAAATCAGAGTATATGAGGATAAGCTGTATATCGCAACTGTGGTTGTCTGCCGAAAAATTGGACATTGGAAAATTTGATGCGCAAACATGCCTCTAGTTCGTACAATCCCAATATTGCTCATGTTTTCTACTTGGCAGGCTTTATTGAAAGTTGGGGGCGAGGCATTGAGAAAATCTACTCTGTTTGTAAAAATAACGGTGTGCCGCAGCCTATCTATACCATCAATCCTGGTGATATTATGATTAAGTTTATCGCACCGGAGGATCGAGTTATTCGTTCCAGCAAGGTGACTGATAGGGTGACTGTAAAGGTGACTGATCCGGTGACTGATCCGGTGACTGATCCGGTGACTGATAACGAGCGTGAGTTGTTGTTACTTCTGACAGAAGATCCTGGCTACACAATGCCGAAACTTTCTGAAAAAATGGGCATCAGCAGAAAAACAGTGGCACAAAGGATAAAGCAGCTTAAAGAAAAAGGTATCATCGAGCGTATAGGCTCTGACCGAAAAGGCTATTGGAAGATAAATAACTGAACACCAGTTGTTTCAATGTCAAAAATAGGTTTTTGATATATTCTGTGAAAACCCAAAGAGAAAAATTTATGCCTGTTATTTGCCATCAAGCTGATAACAAGTAATTCCCATCAAAATATCCATATGGAACTTATCACTGTTTGTCAAAACGACAAGGATTGTTAAATCAATGTCATGTTCCTTCATAAAAGACATATCAATTTTTAAAATTGGGGTACCAGCAAAAACTTTTTGTTCAACGGATTTCAAAACCTGAAATCCTTGCCCTTTCAGATTTACTTTGTTAAGTCCAACATAAGAAGAAATTCTGCCTCATTGTCAGCGATGATTCCAAAAGCGCGAGCAGTATTGGCGAACATTGCGATTCTACCGCTGCATGGTGAACAAATCATTTCATTACTGGTTTCAATTGAAAAGCCATCACCAAGCAGTTTCTTTGAGAATATGTCATCCTTGACGTCTTCCAAGAGTATAAGGATTCCGCTGC belongs to Holdemania massiliensis and includes:
- a CDS encoding winged helix-turn-helix transcriptional regulator, which produces MRKHASSSYNPNIAHVFYLAGFIESWGRGIEKIYSVCKNNGVPQPIYTINPGDIMIKFIAPEDRVIRSSKVTDRVTVKVTDPVTDPVTDPVTDNERELLLLLTEDPGYTMPKLSEKMGISRKTVAQRIKQLKEKGIIERIGSDRKGYWKINN